One region of Cucurbita pepo subsp. pepo cultivar mu-cu-16 chromosome LG03, ASM280686v2, whole genome shotgun sequence genomic DNA includes:
- the LOC111790823 gene encoding AT-rich interactive domain-containing protein 1-like isoform X8, which translates to MTLDEQNFDLFKLFVAVRDKGGYNVVSRKDLWDLVAEESGLGSIISSTVKVLYVEYLNVLERFLERVVEDRDSTNSCSSNGDSTGFGLNCSPLDIQSLKKTNDLQDSNFSVCDDRIVVPKTDTDNYTAGCGETFCQSNKSKSDIHDTSDLYEDEDFSLELASNVDENFDDIEKSHSLNIQKYENALVDGVESNVEFPYDCRKCDGYDSDNKQGMSVEEHNFSHEKKCESMLGMLNWIAEIAKNPCNPVIGLLPERSEWKSSADEEICKQVLLIREAMFLQGHINSYAVQGIHQGSSYKLRKRTKSGKVFPYGMSSAQSFVLRTGNRLDQEILVTTDSWMPVYMGTSASKQIRLGPKFQVEVPEWSGITSGSDSKWLGTLVWPSDNDSQAYRHEDNLVGKGREDSCKCQKISEQIHSR; encoded by the exons ATGACTTTAGACGAGCAAAATTTCGATTTGTTTAAGCTATTTGTGGCTGTACGAGATAAGGGTGGTTATAATGTTGTATCGAGGAAGGATCTGTGGGACCTGGTAGCAGAAGAATCTGGTTTAGGTTCTATCATCTCCTCCACGGTGAAAGTGCTGTACGTTGAGTATTTGAATGTTTTAGAGAGATTTCTTGAAAGGGTTGTTGAGGATAGAGACTCCACAAATAGTTGCAGCAGTAATGGAGACAGTACGGGCTTCGGACTCAATTGCTCGCCGCTGGATATTCAGTCTTTGAAGAAGACCAATGATTTGCAGGACTCAAATTTTTCTGTATGTGATGATAGGATTGTGGTTCCAAAGACTGATACGGACAATTATACTGCTGGTTGTGGGGAAACCTTTTGCCAATCAAATAAGAGCAAGTCGGACATTCATGACACAAGTGACTTGTATGAAGATGAAGACTTTAGCCTGGAATTAGCATCCAATGTGGACGAGAATTTTGATGACATTGAGAAATCCCATAGTCTAAACATTCagaaatatgaaaatgcaTTAGTGGACGGAGTAGAAAGCAATGTGGAGTTCCCTTACGACTGCAGAAAGTGTGATGGTTATGATTCTGATAACAAACAAGGAATGTCAGTCGAGGAACATAATTTTAGCCATGAGAAAAAGTGTGAGTCCATGTTAGGAATGTTGAATTGGATCGCAGAAATTGCAAAGAATCCATGTAACCCTGTTATTGGGTTATTACCTGAGCGTTCGGAGTGGAAGTCAAGCGCAGATGAAGAGATCTGTAAGCAAGTTCTTCTGATTCGAGAGGCAATGTTCCTGCAAGGACATATTAATTCTTATGCTGTGCAG GGCATACATCAAGGCTCCAGTTACAAGCTAAGAAAGAGGACAAAATCTGGGAAAGTATTTCCTTATGGGATGAGTAGTGCTCAAAGTTTTGTACTGAGGACGGGCAACCGACTAGACCAAGAAATTCTTGTAACAACTGATTCCTGGATGCCAGTTTACATGGGGACATCTGCCTCAAAGCAAATACGTTTAGGGCCAAAGTTTCAAGTTGAAGTACCAGAATGGAGTGGTATAACATCTGGAAGCGACTCTAAGTGGTTGGGGACACTGGTTTGGCCTTCGGATAATGATAGCCAAGCATATCGCCATGAAGACAATCTCGTTGGGAAGGGGCGGGAAGATTCGTGTAAATGTCAG AAGATTTCAGAACAGATTCACTCCAGATAA
- the LOC111790823 gene encoding AT-rich interactive domain-containing protein 1-like isoform X7 has translation MTLDEQNFDLFKLFVAVRDKGGYNVVSRKDLWDLVAEESGLGSIISSTVKVLYVEYLNVLERFLERVVEDRDSTNSCSSNGDSTGFGLNCSPLDIQSLKKTNDLQDSNFSVCDDRIVVPKTDTDNYTAGCGETFCQSNKSKSDIHDTSDLYEDEDFSLELASNVDENFDDIEKSHSLNIQKYENALVDGVESNVEFPYDCRKCDGYDSDNKQGMSVEEHNFSHEKKCESMLGMLNWIAEIAKNPCNPVIGLLPERSEWKSSADEEICKQVLLIREAMFLQGHINSYAVQGIHQGSSYKLRKRTKSGKVFPYGMSSAQSFVLRTGNRLDQEILVTTDSWMPVYMGTSASKQIRLGPKFQVEVPEWSGITSGSDSKWLGTLVWPSDNDSQAYRHEDNLVGKGREDSCKCQCLKNIQFLTV, from the exons ATGACTTTAGACGAGCAAAATTTCGATTTGTTTAAGCTATTTGTGGCTGTACGAGATAAGGGTGGTTATAATGTTGTATCGAGGAAGGATCTGTGGGACCTGGTAGCAGAAGAATCTGGTTTAGGTTCTATCATCTCCTCCACGGTGAAAGTGCTGTACGTTGAGTATTTGAATGTTTTAGAGAGATTTCTTGAAAGGGTTGTTGAGGATAGAGACTCCACAAATAGTTGCAGCAGTAATGGAGACAGTACGGGCTTCGGACTCAATTGCTCGCCGCTGGATATTCAGTCTTTGAAGAAGACCAATGATTTGCAGGACTCAAATTTTTCTGTATGTGATGATAGGATTGTGGTTCCAAAGACTGATACGGACAATTATACTGCTGGTTGTGGGGAAACCTTTTGCCAATCAAATAAGAGCAAGTCGGACATTCATGACACAAGTGACTTGTATGAAGATGAAGACTTTAGCCTGGAATTAGCATCCAATGTGGACGAGAATTTTGATGACATTGAGAAATCCCATAGTCTAAACATTCagaaatatgaaaatgcaTTAGTGGACGGAGTAGAAAGCAATGTGGAGTTCCCTTACGACTGCAGAAAGTGTGATGGTTATGATTCTGATAACAAACAAGGAATGTCAGTCGAGGAACATAATTTTAGCCATGAGAAAAAGTGTGAGTCCATGTTAGGAATGTTGAATTGGATCGCAGAAATTGCAAAGAATCCATGTAACCCTGTTATTGGGTTATTACCTGAGCGTTCGGAGTGGAAGTCAAGCGCAGATGAAGAGATCTGTAAGCAAGTTCTTCTGATTCGAGAGGCAATGTTCCTGCAAGGACATATTAATTCTTATGCTGTGCAG GGCATACATCAAGGCTCCAGTTACAAGCTAAGAAAGAGGACAAAATCTGGGAAAGTATTTCCTTATGGGATGAGTAGTGCTCAAAGTTTTGTACTGAGGACGGGCAACCGACTAGACCAAGAAATTCTTGTAACAACTGATTCCTGGATGCCAGTTTACATGGGGACATCTGCCTCAAAGCAAATACGTTTAGGGCCAAAGTTTCAAGTTGAAGTACCAGAATGGAGTGGTATAACATCTGGAAGCGACTCTAAGTGGTTGGGGACACTGGTTTGGCCTTCGGATAATGATAGCCAAGCATATCGCCATGAAGACAATCTCGTTGGGAAGGGGCGGGAAGATTCGTGTAAATGTCAG
- the LOC111790823 gene encoding AT-rich interactive domain-containing protein 1-like isoform X1, protein MTLDEQNFDLFKLFVAVRDKGGYNVVSRKDLWDLVAEESGLGSIISSTVKVLYVEYLNVLERFLERVVEDRDSTNSCSSNGDSTGFGLNCSPLDIQSLKKTNDLQDSNFSVCDDRIVVPKTDTDNYTAGCGETFCQSNKSKSDIHDTSDLYEDEDFSLELASNVDENFDDIEKSHSLNIQKYENALVDGVESNVEFPYDCRKCDGYDSDNKQGMSVEEHNFSHEKKCESMLGMLNWIAEIAKNPCNPVIGLLPERSEWKSSADEEICKQVLLIREAMFLQGHINSYAVQGIHQGSSYKLRKRTKSGKVFPYGMSSAQSFVLRTGNRLDQEILVTTDSWMPVYMGTSASKQIRLGPKFQVEVPEWSGITSGSDSKWLGTLVWPSDNDSQAYRHEDNLVGKGREDSCKCQVRGSPKCTQYHILEKRLKVKMEIGYAFYNWKFDRMGEEVRLHWTGKEERKFKSAVRYSSESFKQSFRDHISKFFPYKSREDIVCYYFNVFILHRRRFQNRFTPDNICSDDELESK, encoded by the exons ATGACTTTAGACGAGCAAAATTTCGATTTGTTTAAGCTATTTGTGGCTGTACGAGATAAGGGTGGTTATAATGTTGTATCGAGGAAGGATCTGTGGGACCTGGTAGCAGAAGAATCTGGTTTAGGTTCTATCATCTCCTCCACGGTGAAAGTGCTGTACGTTGAGTATTTGAATGTTTTAGAGAGATTTCTTGAAAGGGTTGTTGAGGATAGAGACTCCACAAATAGTTGCAGCAGTAATGGAGACAGTACGGGCTTCGGACTCAATTGCTCGCCGCTGGATATTCAGTCTTTGAAGAAGACCAATGATTTGCAGGACTCAAATTTTTCTGTATGTGATGATAGGATTGTGGTTCCAAAGACTGATACGGACAATTATACTGCTGGTTGTGGGGAAACCTTTTGCCAATCAAATAAGAGCAAGTCGGACATTCATGACACAAGTGACTTGTATGAAGATGAAGACTTTAGCCTGGAATTAGCATCCAATGTGGACGAGAATTTTGATGACATTGAGAAATCCCATAGTCTAAACATTCagaaatatgaaaatgcaTTAGTGGACGGAGTAGAAAGCAATGTGGAGTTCCCTTACGACTGCAGAAAGTGTGATGGTTATGATTCTGATAACAAACAAGGAATGTCAGTCGAGGAACATAATTTTAGCCATGAGAAAAAGTGTGAGTCCATGTTAGGAATGTTGAATTGGATCGCAGAAATTGCAAAGAATCCATGTAACCCTGTTATTGGGTTATTACCTGAGCGTTCGGAGTGGAAGTCAAGCGCAGATGAAGAGATCTGTAAGCAAGTTCTTCTGATTCGAGAGGCAATGTTCCTGCAAGGACATATTAATTCTTATGCTGTGCAG GGCATACATCAAGGCTCCAGTTACAAGCTAAGAAAGAGGACAAAATCTGGGAAAGTATTTCCTTATGGGATGAGTAGTGCTCAAAGTTTTGTACTGAGGACGGGCAACCGACTAGACCAAGAAATTCTTGTAACAACTGATTCCTGGATGCCAGTTTACATGGGGACATCTGCCTCAAAGCAAATACGTTTAGGGCCAAAGTTTCAAGTTGAAGTACCAGAATGGAGTGGTATAACATCTGGAAGCGACTCTAAGTGGTTGGGGACACTGGTTTGGCCTTCGGATAATGATAGCCAAGCATATCGCCATGAAGACAATCTCGTTGGGAAGGGGCGGGAAGATTCGTGTAAATGTCAGGTACGCGGTTCCCCTAAATGCACTCAATATCATATTCTAGAGAAAAGATTGAAAGTTAAGATGGAAATAGGCTATGCATTCTATAACTGGAAATTCGATAGAATGGGGGAGGAAGTAAGACTTCATTGGACCGGGAAAGAGGAGCGTAAGTTTAAAAGTGCAGTGAGGTATAGTTCTGAATCTTTTAAGCAGTCTTTCAGGGATCATATTTCCAAGTTTTTCCCTTATAAAAGCAGAGAAGATATAGTATGCTACTACTTTAATGTCTTCATATTGCATCGCAGAAGATTTCAGAACAGATTCACTCCAGATAACATTTGCAGTGATGATGAACTGGAATCTAAGTAG
- the LOC111790823 gene encoding AT-rich interactive domain-containing protein 1-like isoform X3, with amino-acid sequence MTLDEQNFDLFKLFVAVRDKGGYNVVSRKDLWDLVAEESGLGSIISSTVKVLYVEYLNVLERFLERVVEDRDSTNSCSSNGDSTGFGLNCSPLDIQSLKKTNDLQDSNFSVCDDRIVVPKTDTDNYTAGCGETFCQSNKSKSDIHDTSDLYEDEDFSLELASNVDENFDDIEKSHSLNIQKYENALVDGVESNVEFPYDCRKCDGYDSDNKQGMSVEEHNFSHEKKCESMLGMLNWIAEIAKNPCNPVIGLLPERSEWKSSADEEICKQVLLIREAMFLQGHINSYAVQGIHQGSSYKLRKRTKSGKVFPYGMSSAQSFVLRTGNRLDQEILVTTDSWMPVYMGTSASKQIRLGPKFQVEVPEWSGITSGSDSKWLGTLVWPSDNDSQAYRHEDNLVGKGREDSCKCQVRGSPKCTQYHILEKRLKVKMEIGYAFYNWKFDRMGEEVRLHWTGKEERKFKSAVRFQNRFTPDNICSDDELESK; translated from the exons ATGACTTTAGACGAGCAAAATTTCGATTTGTTTAAGCTATTTGTGGCTGTACGAGATAAGGGTGGTTATAATGTTGTATCGAGGAAGGATCTGTGGGACCTGGTAGCAGAAGAATCTGGTTTAGGTTCTATCATCTCCTCCACGGTGAAAGTGCTGTACGTTGAGTATTTGAATGTTTTAGAGAGATTTCTTGAAAGGGTTGTTGAGGATAGAGACTCCACAAATAGTTGCAGCAGTAATGGAGACAGTACGGGCTTCGGACTCAATTGCTCGCCGCTGGATATTCAGTCTTTGAAGAAGACCAATGATTTGCAGGACTCAAATTTTTCTGTATGTGATGATAGGATTGTGGTTCCAAAGACTGATACGGACAATTATACTGCTGGTTGTGGGGAAACCTTTTGCCAATCAAATAAGAGCAAGTCGGACATTCATGACACAAGTGACTTGTATGAAGATGAAGACTTTAGCCTGGAATTAGCATCCAATGTGGACGAGAATTTTGATGACATTGAGAAATCCCATAGTCTAAACATTCagaaatatgaaaatgcaTTAGTGGACGGAGTAGAAAGCAATGTGGAGTTCCCTTACGACTGCAGAAAGTGTGATGGTTATGATTCTGATAACAAACAAGGAATGTCAGTCGAGGAACATAATTTTAGCCATGAGAAAAAGTGTGAGTCCATGTTAGGAATGTTGAATTGGATCGCAGAAATTGCAAAGAATCCATGTAACCCTGTTATTGGGTTATTACCTGAGCGTTCGGAGTGGAAGTCAAGCGCAGATGAAGAGATCTGTAAGCAAGTTCTTCTGATTCGAGAGGCAATGTTCCTGCAAGGACATATTAATTCTTATGCTGTGCAG GGCATACATCAAGGCTCCAGTTACAAGCTAAGAAAGAGGACAAAATCTGGGAAAGTATTTCCTTATGGGATGAGTAGTGCTCAAAGTTTTGTACTGAGGACGGGCAACCGACTAGACCAAGAAATTCTTGTAACAACTGATTCCTGGATGCCAGTTTACATGGGGACATCTGCCTCAAAGCAAATACGTTTAGGGCCAAAGTTTCAAGTTGAAGTACCAGAATGGAGTGGTATAACATCTGGAAGCGACTCTAAGTGGTTGGGGACACTGGTTTGGCCTTCGGATAATGATAGCCAAGCATATCGCCATGAAGACAATCTCGTTGGGAAGGGGCGGGAAGATTCGTGTAAATGTCAGGTACGCGGTTCCCCTAAATGCACTCAATATCATATTCTAGAGAAAAGATTGAAAGTTAAGATGGAAATAGGCTATGCATTCTATAACTGGAAATTCGATAGAATGGGGGAGGAAGTAAGACTTCATTGGACCGGGAAAGAGGAGCGTAAGTTTAAAAGTGCAGTGAG ATTTCAGAACAGATTCACTCCAGATAACATTTGCAGTGATGATGAACTGGAATCTAAGTAG
- the LOC111790823 gene encoding AT-rich interactive domain-containing protein 1-like isoform X5: MTLDEQNFDLFKLFVAVRDKGGYNVVSRKDLWDLVAEESGLGSIISSTVKVLYVEYLNVLERFLERVVEDRDSTNSCSSNGDSTGFGLNCSPLDIQSLKKTNDLQDSNFSVCDDRIVVPKTDTDNYTAGCGETFCQSNKSKSDIHDTSDLYEDEDFSLELASNVDENFDDIEKSHSLNIQKYENALVDGVESNVEFPYDCRKCDGYDSDNKQGMSVEEHNFSHEKKCESMLGMLNWIAEIAKNPCNPVIGLLPERSEWKSSADEEICKQVLLIREAMFLQGHINSYAVQGIHQGSSYKLRKRTKSGKVFPYGMSSAQSFVLRTGNRLDQEILVTTDSWMPVYMGTSASKQIRLGPKFQVEVPEWSGITSGSDSKWLGTLVWPSDNDSQAYRHEDNLVGKGREDSCKCQGQRTHRCLGCAIRGSGEVRIGEHSSSGGLTT; this comes from the exons ATGACTTTAGACGAGCAAAATTTCGATTTGTTTAAGCTATTTGTGGCTGTACGAGATAAGGGTGGTTATAATGTTGTATCGAGGAAGGATCTGTGGGACCTGGTAGCAGAAGAATCTGGTTTAGGTTCTATCATCTCCTCCACGGTGAAAGTGCTGTACGTTGAGTATTTGAATGTTTTAGAGAGATTTCTTGAAAGGGTTGTTGAGGATAGAGACTCCACAAATAGTTGCAGCAGTAATGGAGACAGTACGGGCTTCGGACTCAATTGCTCGCCGCTGGATATTCAGTCTTTGAAGAAGACCAATGATTTGCAGGACTCAAATTTTTCTGTATGTGATGATAGGATTGTGGTTCCAAAGACTGATACGGACAATTATACTGCTGGTTGTGGGGAAACCTTTTGCCAATCAAATAAGAGCAAGTCGGACATTCATGACACAAGTGACTTGTATGAAGATGAAGACTTTAGCCTGGAATTAGCATCCAATGTGGACGAGAATTTTGATGACATTGAGAAATCCCATAGTCTAAACATTCagaaatatgaaaatgcaTTAGTGGACGGAGTAGAAAGCAATGTGGAGTTCCCTTACGACTGCAGAAAGTGTGATGGTTATGATTCTGATAACAAACAAGGAATGTCAGTCGAGGAACATAATTTTAGCCATGAGAAAAAGTGTGAGTCCATGTTAGGAATGTTGAATTGGATCGCAGAAATTGCAAAGAATCCATGTAACCCTGTTATTGGGTTATTACCTGAGCGTTCGGAGTGGAAGTCAAGCGCAGATGAAGAGATCTGTAAGCAAGTTCTTCTGATTCGAGAGGCAATGTTCCTGCAAGGACATATTAATTCTTATGCTGTGCAG GGCATACATCAAGGCTCCAGTTACAAGCTAAGAAAGAGGACAAAATCTGGGAAAGTATTTCCTTATGGGATGAGTAGTGCTCAAAGTTTTGTACTGAGGACGGGCAACCGACTAGACCAAGAAATTCTTGTAACAACTGATTCCTGGATGCCAGTTTACATGGGGACATCTGCCTCAAAGCAAATACGTTTAGGGCCAAAGTTTCAAGTTGAAGTACCAGAATGGAGTGGTATAACATCTGGAAGCGACTCTAAGTGGTTGGGGACACTGGTTTGGCCTTCGGATAATGATAGCCAAGCATATCGCCATGAAGACAATCTCGTTGGGAAGGGGCGGGAAGATTCGTGTAAATGTCAG
- the LOC111790823 gene encoding AT-rich interactive domain-containing protein 1-like isoform X2, protein MTLDEQNFDLFKLFVAVRDKGGYNVVSRKDLWDLVAEESGLGSIISSTVKVLYVEYLNVLERFLERVVEDRDSTNSCSSNGDSTGFGLNCSPLDIQSLKKTNDLQDSNFSVCDDRIVVPKTDTDNYTAGCGETFCQSNKSKSDIHDTSDLYEDEDFSLELASNVDENFDDIEKSHSLNIQKYENALVDGVESNVEFPYDCRKCDGYDSDNKQGMSVEEHNFSHEKKCESMLGMLNWIAEIAKNPCNPVIGLLPERSEWKSSADEEICKQVLLIREAMFLQGHINSYAVQGIHQGSSYKLRKRTKSGKVFPYGMSSAQSFVLRTGNRLDQEILVTTDSWMPVYMGTSASKQIRLGPKFQVEVPEWSGITSGSDSKWLGTLVWPSDNDSQAYRHEDNLVGKGREDSCKCQVRGSPKCTQYHILEKRLKVKMEIGYAFYNWKFDRMGEEVRLHWTGKEERKFKSAVRRFQNRFTPDNICSDDELESK, encoded by the exons ATGACTTTAGACGAGCAAAATTTCGATTTGTTTAAGCTATTTGTGGCTGTACGAGATAAGGGTGGTTATAATGTTGTATCGAGGAAGGATCTGTGGGACCTGGTAGCAGAAGAATCTGGTTTAGGTTCTATCATCTCCTCCACGGTGAAAGTGCTGTACGTTGAGTATTTGAATGTTTTAGAGAGATTTCTTGAAAGGGTTGTTGAGGATAGAGACTCCACAAATAGTTGCAGCAGTAATGGAGACAGTACGGGCTTCGGACTCAATTGCTCGCCGCTGGATATTCAGTCTTTGAAGAAGACCAATGATTTGCAGGACTCAAATTTTTCTGTATGTGATGATAGGATTGTGGTTCCAAAGACTGATACGGACAATTATACTGCTGGTTGTGGGGAAACCTTTTGCCAATCAAATAAGAGCAAGTCGGACATTCATGACACAAGTGACTTGTATGAAGATGAAGACTTTAGCCTGGAATTAGCATCCAATGTGGACGAGAATTTTGATGACATTGAGAAATCCCATAGTCTAAACATTCagaaatatgaaaatgcaTTAGTGGACGGAGTAGAAAGCAATGTGGAGTTCCCTTACGACTGCAGAAAGTGTGATGGTTATGATTCTGATAACAAACAAGGAATGTCAGTCGAGGAACATAATTTTAGCCATGAGAAAAAGTGTGAGTCCATGTTAGGAATGTTGAATTGGATCGCAGAAATTGCAAAGAATCCATGTAACCCTGTTATTGGGTTATTACCTGAGCGTTCGGAGTGGAAGTCAAGCGCAGATGAAGAGATCTGTAAGCAAGTTCTTCTGATTCGAGAGGCAATGTTCCTGCAAGGACATATTAATTCTTATGCTGTGCAG GGCATACATCAAGGCTCCAGTTACAAGCTAAGAAAGAGGACAAAATCTGGGAAAGTATTTCCTTATGGGATGAGTAGTGCTCAAAGTTTTGTACTGAGGACGGGCAACCGACTAGACCAAGAAATTCTTGTAACAACTGATTCCTGGATGCCAGTTTACATGGGGACATCTGCCTCAAAGCAAATACGTTTAGGGCCAAAGTTTCAAGTTGAAGTACCAGAATGGAGTGGTATAACATCTGGAAGCGACTCTAAGTGGTTGGGGACACTGGTTTGGCCTTCGGATAATGATAGCCAAGCATATCGCCATGAAGACAATCTCGTTGGGAAGGGGCGGGAAGATTCGTGTAAATGTCAGGTACGCGGTTCCCCTAAATGCACTCAATATCATATTCTAGAGAAAAGATTGAAAGTTAAGATGGAAATAGGCTATGCATTCTATAACTGGAAATTCGATAGAATGGGGGAGGAAGTAAGACTTCATTGGACCGGGAAAGAGGAGCGTAAGTTTAAAAGTGCAGTGAG AAGATTTCAGAACAGATTCACTCCAGATAACATTTGCAGTGATGATGAACTGGAATCTAAGTAG
- the LOC111790823 gene encoding AT-rich interactive domain-containing protein 1-like isoform X6: MTLDEQNFDLFKLFVAVRDKGGYNVVSRKDLWDLVAEESGLGSIISSTVKVLYVEYLNVLERFLERVVEDRDSTNSCSSNGDSTGFGLNCSPLDIQSLKKTNDLQDSNFSVCDDRIVVPKTDTDNYTAGCGETFCQSNKSKSDIHDTSDLYEDEDFSLELASNVDENFDDIEKSHSLNIQKYENALVDGVESNVEFPYDCRKCDGYDSDNKQGMSVEEHNFSHEKKCESMLGMLNWIAEIAKNPCNPVIGLLPERSEWKSSADEEICKQVLLIREAMFLQGHINSYAVQGIHQGSSYKLRKRTKSGKVFPYGMSSAQSFVLRTGNRLDQEILVTTDSWMPVYMGTSASKQIRLGPKFQVEVPEWSGITSGSDSKWLGTLVWPSDNDSQAYRHEDNLVGKGREDSCKCQAMHSITGNSIEWGRK; the protein is encoded by the exons ATGACTTTAGACGAGCAAAATTTCGATTTGTTTAAGCTATTTGTGGCTGTACGAGATAAGGGTGGTTATAATGTTGTATCGAGGAAGGATCTGTGGGACCTGGTAGCAGAAGAATCTGGTTTAGGTTCTATCATCTCCTCCACGGTGAAAGTGCTGTACGTTGAGTATTTGAATGTTTTAGAGAGATTTCTTGAAAGGGTTGTTGAGGATAGAGACTCCACAAATAGTTGCAGCAGTAATGGAGACAGTACGGGCTTCGGACTCAATTGCTCGCCGCTGGATATTCAGTCTTTGAAGAAGACCAATGATTTGCAGGACTCAAATTTTTCTGTATGTGATGATAGGATTGTGGTTCCAAAGACTGATACGGACAATTATACTGCTGGTTGTGGGGAAACCTTTTGCCAATCAAATAAGAGCAAGTCGGACATTCATGACACAAGTGACTTGTATGAAGATGAAGACTTTAGCCTGGAATTAGCATCCAATGTGGACGAGAATTTTGATGACATTGAGAAATCCCATAGTCTAAACATTCagaaatatgaaaatgcaTTAGTGGACGGAGTAGAAAGCAATGTGGAGTTCCCTTACGACTGCAGAAAGTGTGATGGTTATGATTCTGATAACAAACAAGGAATGTCAGTCGAGGAACATAATTTTAGCCATGAGAAAAAGTGTGAGTCCATGTTAGGAATGTTGAATTGGATCGCAGAAATTGCAAAGAATCCATGTAACCCTGTTATTGGGTTATTACCTGAGCGTTCGGAGTGGAAGTCAAGCGCAGATGAAGAGATCTGTAAGCAAGTTCTTCTGATTCGAGAGGCAATGTTCCTGCAAGGACATATTAATTCTTATGCTGTGCAG GGCATACATCAAGGCTCCAGTTACAAGCTAAGAAAGAGGACAAAATCTGGGAAAGTATTTCCTTATGGGATGAGTAGTGCTCAAAGTTTTGTACTGAGGACGGGCAACCGACTAGACCAAGAAATTCTTGTAACAACTGATTCCTGGATGCCAGTTTACATGGGGACATCTGCCTCAAAGCAAATACGTTTAGGGCCAAAGTTTCAAGTTGAAGTACCAGAATGGAGTGGTATAACATCTGGAAGCGACTCTAAGTGGTTGGGGACACTGGTTTGGCCTTCGGATAATGATAGCCAAGCATATCGCCATGAAGACAATCTCGTTGGGAAGGGGCGGGAAGATTCGTGTAAATGTCAG GCTATGCATTCTATAACTGGAAATTCGATAGAATGGGGGAGGAAGTAA